One window from the genome of Anopheles merus strain MAF chromosome 3R, AmerM5.1, whole genome shotgun sequence encodes:
- the LOC121595509 gene encoding zonadhesin-like has protein sequence MKPLKPYQPSTAAVVLLLLFAVILPNCRSLATDETATKKPPKRTVKKMILLDHTPVLPHKVRLLEDCSRGASTNCTHTCPDSYTVDARQQYCRPKRQDGICPPGYVQRAGAGGAAGCVLEQIHCPPGSKREGNRCVVRSYSCPPGYVQRGQSCVRDNICQPGYRWESGLCFPAAARIFCPPGFTEQHPGGNCAPAACSDCCDCREEVVATICPSGYSTQWGRCVRHQQASPDLRIHSVTYRLPVECAVGQTFNGGQCETVTTIGRPVCRSGHFYNGSCVEVAKCVRGTLNGVCSCEQEQHVASACAAGKVLDGVCVISRAHCKPPAKLRNGVCVRETRTRPHCPEGGVPYQREYCALEAPRCARGFTLDEHGLCRRGTHACTFECGLYQRLNRWCGLPANCPEGYTLSEAGHCLREKIRPAYSCPEGTVERGDRCVSVSPLCRSNYRYDPGVDLCTRCDERAMACARGNLTGGQCVWSEPACPAGHEWKDSVCVRNDTRRYSCRKGYEHGEQCVHGELACPTGGYELQGEVCTVQEDVHCPEGSYAVEGRCTIAKECPEGFLAGADACVREVRRLANSTEPTCPAGYAYEGDVCIRRTVVEASVSRKEAVCPDGYERGREERCVRLVRTFPVCPPRTIYTDRSDRCYCEVDLMCPTGYERTGTDCTYRAAGYTSLVNFLNPCYGAFCGGGGAYCITQCSFPPCPFEPCAVGGLTATFGPRATRCLTPGAGDNDCPPQTIIGLVCPPGYERVNSSCLAYYDKVCPAGYELDGEECTQAVYVAPICPSGYRPALNAASTCMQTSCPNGYKLTGTGMTCEKRELRSPKPCPPGWDFFQGACHRRTLCRNGTIEGAYCVEREFTRPTCPEGYIQRGEDCTTQGTCRTIGAVLIDGMCVRIEEPAPCPEGTYRHGRHCVYPDAPECEDVQHVATQCTSEIDSRGYCWQRTAPTCPQGYRLRDDRCISCQSEKPNCPAHQAIRQEMCTAERVACPAGHFLRDGYCVTVDVTRPSCPAGDYTLCNGFCIVPYVHECKAAEYGLATCSRGFLQHGKCVEHARCADAHHTLVGGECQLRTFVDASCHGKGTRVGELCIGGTPKCPPSYALTGGQCYSCQVENAQCATAGASCAESFCQLEPPRCSSSGATFDGRSCRLLVTSKPVCPTGTSPDRYEPKFCQLKSERAVYNCPAEHHYQNGVCLKKLYKTPSCPADYKLRNGACVRRICSRMSSGSACGDVGGPLALTTGPTVSCAQCLNETAGTMSGGSWSSTAPAQNELDLCCMVYSPRICPDGGECRHEQERLCGSFCLTEDDRIYLTVSRTVRVGNRLYVAPAHRSGASDYVDVYDEDEGDDEDHDEGLGTDCAQCEIGPANCAKHCNTYDCEEQDEEGCNFKEANTFCAQYRGAKICEHFSL, from the coding sequence atgaaaccactAAAACCATACCAACCTTCCACGGCGGCGGTCgtgctgctactactgttCGCCGTCATTCTACCAAACTGCCGTTCCCTAGCAACGGACGAGACCGCAACCAAAAAGCCACCCAAACGCACGGTGAAGAAAATGATCCTACTAGATCACACACCGGTGTTACCGCACAAAGTGCGCCTGCTGGAGGATTGTTCCCGTGGGGCCAGCACCAACTGTACCCACACCTGCCCCGATAGTTACACCGTCGACGCTCGCCAGCAGTACTGCCGCCCGAAGCGTCAGGACGGGATCTGCCCACCCGGGTACGTGCAgcgtgccggtgccggtggagCGGCCGGCTGCGTGCTGGAACAAATCCACTGTCCACCGGGCAGCAAACGCGAAGGCAATCGGTGCGTAGTGCGAAGCTACAGCTGCCCACCCGGGTACGTACAGCGCGGACAGAGCTGCGTACGGGACAACATCTGCCAGCCGGGCTACCGGTGGGAAAGTGGACTGTGTTTCCCCGCCGCCGCTCGAATCTTCTGTCCGCCCGGCTTTACCGAACAGCATCCCGGCGGTAACTGTGCACCGGCGGCCTGCTCCGACTGCTGCGACTGCCGGGAGGAGGTGGTCGCAACGATATGCCCCTCCGGGTACAGCACCCAGTGGGGACGGTGCGTGCGGCATCAGCAAGCGTCTCCCGACCTAAGAATCCACTCCGTCACCTACCGGCTGCCGGTGGAGTGCGCGGTAGGGCAAACGTTCAACGGAGGGCAGTGCGAAACGGTCACCACGATCGGACGGCCAGTCTGTCGGAGCGGACACTTCTACAACGGGTCCTGCGTGGAGGTGGCCAAGTGTGTCCGGGGCACACTGAACGGCGTTTGCTCGTGCGAGCAGGAGCAACACGTGGCCAGCGCTTGCGCAGCGGGCAAGGTGCTGGATGGGGTGTGCGTAATTTCCCGGGCACACTGCAAACCGCCGGCCAAGCTGCGGAATGGGGTGTGCGTGCGGGAGACCCGCACGCGCCCCCACTGTCCGGAGGGTGGTGTGCCGTATCAGAGGGAGTACTGTGCGCTGGAAGCGCCACGCTGCGCAAGAGGCTTCACGCTGGACGAGCACGGACTGTGCCGGCGCGGCACACACGCGTGTACGTTCGAGTGTGGGCTTTACCAGCGGCTGAACCGATGGTGCGGCCTACCGGCCAACTGTCCGGAGGGGTACACGCTGAGCGAGGCGGGCCACTGCCTGCGGGAGAAGATCCGCCCCGCGTACAGCTGCCCCGAGGGGACGGTCGAGCGGGGCGATCGGTGTGTCAGTGTGAGTCCGCTCTGTCGCTCCAACTATCGGTACGATCCGGGCGTTGACCTTTGCACCCGGTGCGACGAGCGAGCGATGGCGTGTGCGCGGGGCAACCTTACCGGCGGGCAGTGCGTGTGGAGCGAACCGGCCTGTCCGGCCGGGCACGAGTGGAAGgacagtgtgtgcgtgcggaaCGATACGCGCCGGTACAGCTGCCGGAAGGGGTACGAGCATGGGGAGCAGTGCGTCCACGGAGAGCTTGCCTGCCCGACCGGCGGCTACGAGCTGCAGGGCGAGGTGTGCACGGTGCAGGAAGACGTCCACTGTCCGGAGGGTTCGTACGCGGTGGAGGGCAGATGCACCATCGCCAAGGAGTGTCCGGAAGGGTTTCTGGCCGGGGCGGACGCGTGCGTGCGCGAAGTGAGGCGACTCGCTAACTCCACCGAACCGACCTGCCCGGCGGGGTACGCGTACGAGGGGGATGTGTGCATCCGGCGGACGGTGGTGGAAGCGTCCGTGAGCCGCAAGGAAGCGGTCTGTCCCGATGGGTACGAGCGCGGGAGGGAGGAGCGGTGCGTGCGGTTGGTGCGCACGTTCCCCGTCTGTCCGCCGCGCACGATCTACACGGACCGGAGCGATCGGTGCTACTGCGAGGTGGATCTGATGTGCCCGACGGGGTACGAACGAACCGGGACGGATTGTACGTACCGGGCGGCGGGGTACACGTCGCTGGTGAACTTCCTCAACCCTTGCTACGGGGCGTtctgtggcggtggtggtgcgtaCTGCATCACGCAGTGCAGCTTCCCACCGTGCCCATTTGAGCCGTGTGCCGTCGGTGGACTTACTGCGACCTTCGGACCAAGGGCAACGCGCTGCCTTACACCAGGGGCGGGCGATAACGATTGTCCACCGCAGACGATCATCGGACTGGTCTGTCCGCCCGGGTACGAGCGTGTCAACAGCTCCTGTCTCGCCTACTACGATAAGGTTTGCCCCGCTGGCTACGAGCTCGACGGGGAAGAGTGTACGCAAGCCGTCTATGTAGCACCCATCTGCCCTTCGGGATACCGTCCGGCGTTGAATGCGGCCTCCACCTGCATGCAGACATCCTGTCCGAACGGTTACAAGCTCACCGGAACGGGCATGACGTGCGAAAAGCGGGAGCTTCGCTCACCAAAACCATGCCCGCCGGGGTGGGATTTCTTCCAAGGCGCTTGCCATCGGCGAACGCTCTGTCGCAACGGAACCATCGAGGGAGCGTACTGCGTTGAGCGCGAGTTTACCCGGCCCACCTGCCCGGAAGGGTACATCCAGCGGGGTGAAGATTGCACCACGCAAGGCACTTGCCGCACGATCGGAGCGGTGCTGATCGATGGTATGTGCGTGCGGATCGAAGAGCCTGCACCTTGTCCGGAGGGAACGTACCGTCATGGCAGGCACTGCGTGTATCCGGATGCGCCCGAGTGTGAAGATGTCCAGCACGTGGCCACGCAGTGCACCTCGGAGATTGATTCACGTGGCTACTGTTGGCAGCGGACCGCACCGACCTGTCCGCAGGGGTACCGGTTGCGCGACGATCGATGCATTTCCTGCCAAAGCGAGAAACCCAACTGCCCTGCCCACCAGGCCATACGGCAGGAGATGTGTACGGCGGAACGGGTCGCCTGTCCGGCGGGGCATTTTCTGCGCGACGGTTACTGCGTCACGGTGGACGTTACGCGCCCGAGCTGTCCTGCCGGAGATTATACGCTTTGCAACGGTTTCTGCATCGTGCCGTACGTGCACGAGTGTAAGGCCGCGGAGTACGGACTGGCCACGTGTAGCCGCGGGTTCCTGCAGCACGGCAAGTGTGTGGAGCACGCCCGGTGTGCCGATGCGCACCATACGCTGGTGGGTGGCGAGTGTCAGCTGCGCACGTTCGTCGACGCATCGTGCCACGGGAAGGGTACGCGGGTCGGGGAGCTGTGCATTGGCGGCACGCCGAAATGTCCCCCGAGCTATGCGCTAACGGGTGGTCAGTGTTACAGCTGCCAGGTGGAGAACGCACAGTGCGCCACGGCGGGTGCTAGCTGCGCCGAAAGCTTCTGCCAGCTGGAACCGCCCCGCTGCAGCTCGTCGGGGGCAACGTTTGATGGGCGCAGTTGCCGGCTGCTTGTGACGAGTAAACCGGTCTGCCCGACCGGCACCAGCCCGGACCGGTACGAGCCAAAGTTCTGCCAGCTCAAGTCGGAGCGGGCCGTGTACAACTGTCCGGCGGAGCATCACTATCAGAACGGGGTGTGCTTGAAGAAGCTGTACAAAACCCCCTCGTGTCCTGCGGACTACAAGCTACGGAATGGGGCCTGTGTGAGGCGCATCTGCTCCCGCATGTCGTCCGGATCGGCCTGCGGGGATGTTGGTGGCCCGCTGGCTTTAACAACCGGACCAACCGTTTCCTGCGCACAGTGTTTGAACGAGACGGCTGGCACGATGAGTGGAGGAAGCTGGTCCTCTACGGCTCCGGCCCAAAACGAGCTGGATCTGTGCTGCATGGTGTACTCTCCGCGAATTTGCCCGGACGGTGGCGAATGTCGTCACGAGCAGGAGCGTCTTTGCGGTTCCTTCTGCCTGACGGAGGACGATCGGATCTATCTGACTGTGTCGCGTACGGTGCGCGTGGGCAATCGGCTGTACGTGGCACCGGCACATCGCAGTGGCGCTTCCGATTACGTCGATGTATACGATGAGGACGAAGGCGATGATGAGGATCACGACGAAGGCCTCGGGACGGACTGTGCGCAGTGCGAGATTGGACCGGCCAATTGTGCGAAGCACTGCAACACATACGATTGCGAGGAGCAGGACGAGGAGGGGTGTAACTTTAAGGAGGCAAACACTTTCTGTGCCCAGTACCGGGGGGCGAAGATTTGTGAACATTTTAGTTTGTAA
- the LOC121596190 gene encoding barrier-to-autointegration factor, translated as MSSTSQKHRNFVAEPMGEKPVTDLAGVGDVLGKRLEAAGFDRAYTVLGQYLILKKDAELFKEWMKDTCGANSKQAADCYQCLSDWCDEFL; from the coding sequence atgTCGAGCACATCGCAAAAGCATAGAAATTTCGTGGCGGAACCGATGGGCGAAAAGCCCGTCACAGATCTGGCCGGTGTGGGCGACGTCCTCGGCAAACGGTTAGAGGCAGCCGGCTTCGACCGGGCGTACACGGTGCTCGGCCAGTACCTAATCCTGAAGAAGGACGCAGAGCTGTTCAAGGAGTGGATGAAGGACACCTGCGGCGCGAACTCGAAACAGGCGGCCGACTGCTACCAGTGCTTGAGCGATTGGTGCGACGAGTTCCTGTAA